From one Natronogracilivirga saccharolytica genomic stretch:
- a CDS encoding RagB/SusD family nutrient uptake outer membrane protein, producing the protein MRLNHFKKTIIPGLLLFAFTLSGCDLDVTNPNTASEEEVLNTREGIINLATGIQAYHATSFLEASVVDPGLTTFELATITTLANYLEMESGGTDLQNDNPNVLRVWSRSYRLMNMAEQLIENTGGVELAPGTQSGIIALAHFHKAAALGVLGQNFAGGALNTDQTENAGIVDRMELFAEAVSLLDDAIDLIRDTPISAEFENRIQGDDFDLENTLLAYKARFLLFSGEYQAAYDAAGEVDLSASSWFSLDAQNRNPIYNIYSVTGLEYVAPRTGFGTPLLEDGDARLEFYMEETEETSVNDVPIGELRGFFETESSNIPAYLAGEMMLIQAEAVANLQSPADAVPYIDMVRTKTADDDPYDLGADLDAYDGDTDMDSIMEEIYRQRAAELYLTGMRFEDSRRLGRPGPNDANPERNRTFYPYPERERLNNPDNVPPNPSI; encoded by the coding sequence ATGAGATTGAACCATTTTAAGAAAACCATAATTCCGGGTCTGCTGCTCTTCGCCTTTACGCTGAGCGGATGTGACCTCGATGTGACAAATCCGAATACCGCTTCGGAAGAAGAGGTCTTGAATACCAGGGAAGGGATCATTAACCTTGCTACTGGTATTCAGGCCTATCATGCCACCTCATTCCTGGAGGCTTCGGTGGTCGATCCCGGTCTGACCACTTTTGAGCTGGCCACAATCACCACATTGGCCAATTATCTGGAAATGGAGTCCGGCGGGACCGACCTCCAGAATGATAACCCCAACGTGCTGCGTGTCTGGTCGCGCTCATACCGGCTTATGAATATGGCCGAACAGCTCATCGAAAACACCGGCGGGGTGGAACTGGCACCCGGCACCCAAAGCGGGATCATCGCACTGGCGCATTTCCACAAGGCAGCTGCTCTGGGTGTTCTTGGTCAGAATTTCGCTGGTGGAGCACTGAATACCGATCAGACGGAAAATGCCGGGATCGTGGATCGCATGGAGCTTTTTGCCGAAGCCGTGAGTCTGCTTGATGATGCGATTGACCTGATCCGGGACACTCCCATATCCGCCGAGTTTGAAAACCGGATCCAGGGAGATGATTTTGATCTGGAAAACACGCTGCTTGCCTACAAAGCCCGCTTCCTGCTGTTTTCCGGTGAATATCAGGCCGCTTACGATGCCGCTGGCGAAGTCGACCTGAGTGCATCCTCCTGGTTCTCGCTGGACGCCCAGAACCGGAACCCCATCTATAATATCTACAGCGTAACCGGACTCGAATATGTTGCTCCGCGCACCGGGTTCGGGACACCGCTTTTAGAGGATGGTGATGCACGGCTGGAGTTCTATATGGAGGAAACAGAGGAGACCAGCGTGAATGACGTTCCGATCGGTGAGCTTCGCGGATTCTTCGAAACCGAATCATCCAACATCCCCGCATATCTGGCCGGTGAGATGATGTTGATTCAAGCCGAGGCCGTTGCCAATCTTCAGAGTCCGGCCGATGCCGTGCCTTACATCGACATGGTGCGAACCAAAACCGCGGACGACGATCCGTATGATCTCGGGGCCGACCTGGACGCCTATGACGGTGACACCGATATGGACAGTATCATGGAGGAGATTTACCGCCAGCGTGCTGCCGAGCTTTATCTCACCGGAATGCGTTTCGAGGACAGCCGGAGACTGGGCCGCCCGGGACCGAATGATGCAAATCCGGAGCGAAATCGCACATTCTATCCCTATCCGGAGCGCGAGCGTCTGAATAATCCGGATAATGTACCTCCAAATCCATCGATTTGA